The region GGATAGTCACAGATTGTTCATCAACCTTAGTTGAAAAAGGAGACATAAGTGATTTGATTTCTGTCGGTTGACTTGATAAAAAATAGCGGACAAATGATACAGCATAAGTACCAATATCAAGTAAAGCCCCACCAGCTAAGTCAGGATTAAAGAAGCGATTACTAGGATCATTTTCTTTAAAGCTACCAAACGAAGCTTGAATCGTTTTTAAGGTACCAAATTCTTGAGCCTCAATTCGTTTTTTGAGTTCTTGAAAGAGTGGCATGTGATAGATTGTCATAGCTTCTGCTAAAATAAGTTTTTTCTCTTCAGCAAGTTCGATCATCTCGGTAAGTTCTTTGGCATTAAGTGTAATAGCTTTTTCACACAAGACATGTTTATTATTGGTTAAAGCAGACTTGATGGATGCGTAATGATGGTTGTGCGGTGTGGCAATATAAATAATATCTACCTCAGGATCTGCAAATAAATCTTGATAAGAACCATGAGCCTTAGGGATAGCGTATGTCTCACAAAAAGTCGTCGCTTTATCTAAAGAACGAGAGGCAGCTGCTACCAGTGTTCCTAAAGTGGGATCAAAATGTTTTGCAAATTCTGTAGCCATTCCTCCTAAACCTAAAATAGCCCAACGGTATGTTGTCATAATAGTCTCCTTTCATTAAAAAAAAGTAATTTTTATGTCACTAAATTTAATTTACTAAGTCTAGTTTACTATATTACTTAAATAAATTCAGAAAATATGTTTTATTAGATGATTTTTTAGAACATCCGTTGTAAAATGGTAAGAAAGAGGTGAATAAAAATGCATCAAGCAATGGTAAAAATTATTATGGATCGAGTATTAAGCCAGTTTGGGACAGAGACAAATTTTTGTCAGGTGTATTTAGGTATATCTCAAGAAGAGTGGGTAAATTGGAAAAAAGGCACCCAAGTATTAGAAAGCGAAATTATGCAGAAAATCAAAGGATTATTTTCAGATTATGAATGGATGCTTTTGCAAAAAATTATCCGTCAAACTGTACTATTCCCTGAAAAACGGCATTATGTGGTTGAAGAATACAAACGTGTAAAATCAGTGATTGCTAAACAGTGGTTACATACAGGTGAGGCAGTTGTCGAATTGATTAGTCAAAAAGAATCATATGCAACACAATCAGCTAGAGAGATAGGTAAAGAAGTAATTAATTTAAAAGTGTCAATGAATTATGGTATTTGGGGATATGATGATATTTTAGAATTTTGTTTGCCGGCTAAAATTCAGCAACAAATTGAAGATGCCCCTGTGGACTTATTAGAATGGGTTAATGAAAATTTGACAGATACTTACATTGGTAACTAAGAATAGGAATGAGCGAGAATAATATGCACAACTTTAATGAAAAAATCAAAGAATTATTTAACAACATGCTTCATAAAAGAACGTTTAAACGGAATCTAATTGGCGTATCCTCAGTCATTTTTGTTGGGTTTATGATTTCATCATTTATTTTTTTCCCAATGGATTCAGAAGGAAATAATAGAAAATATACCCAAGATGAAAAAGTAGAAAAAAAAGCGAATGATAAAAAAGATGAGTCGCAAAAGAAGAAAAAAACCGAGTCTTTGCCGGATATTAAAGCAGATGATTGGAAGCTCGTTCTAGTTAATGCTACTCACGCCATTGATCATGAAAACGAGCAATTGGAAGTGATGCCAAACGGTTTTGAATTAGATGAACGCATTACTAAAGAGTATCTAGAGATGGAAAAAGCTGCTGCTGCAGATGGGATTAATCTAAAAGTTGTGTCGAGTTATCGATCAATTGCACAACAAGAAGAAGTTTTTGCTACTAATTTAAATCAACATATTGCTGAGGGAGATACACCAGAAGTTGCAGAAAGTAAGACGCGTGCCTATATTACTGAACCTGGAACAAGTGAACATCATACTGGTTTAGCAATTGATGTGGTAGAACAAAGTTGGTTTGATCAAGGTTTAGGTTTAGAAGAAAGTTTCTATGATACTGAAGCGGGAAAATGGTTAGAAAAGAATGTCCCAAATTATGGTTTTGTGATTCGTTATCCCAAAGGAAAAGAAGAGATAACCAATATTAATTATGAACCTTGGCATTTGCGCTATGTGGGCAAAGAAAGTGCTAAGTATATGACAAAAAATAAATTAGTATTAGAAGAATATCTTAAGAAACTAGAAAAAGCAGAAAATCCTAAAGTAAAAGAAAAAAAGGCAGAGTAAGAAAGGATAATATTTAAAGGCATGACATGGCAAAAGTTAATAACAACTATTTAAGGTCTAAGCTGAATTTAATATTATTGTTACTGATAGGAGTCATCCTAGTAGGCGGAGTTTTTATAGCTAGCCTTAAACTGTTAAGCATATCAGAAAAAGGATCCAGCGATGAAGATATTGAGTATTTTGTGACTAGTTTGGTTCCCCAAGCGCAAAAAATTTACCAGGAAAAAGGGATTTTACCTAGTATTATTATTGCTCAAGCAGCTTTGGAGTCTGATTGGGGACGGAGTGAACTTAGCCAAACTTATTATAATTTATATGGCATAAAGGCCTCTCAAGCAGATCGCGATCATGTGCGTCTTAACACCGATGAATTCTTGGTAGGCAGTTGGTCAAAATCGAAAGAAAGATTTAAAGTTTATGATAGTTGGACGAGTTCAATGGAAGATTACGCGGGTTTACTGACCTTAGGAACGGTGAACAATCCGACTTTATATCACGCTGTTCTTCAAGCTACAAATTACCAGGAAGCTGCTGAGGCTTTACAACTAGCGGGGTATGCAACAGATCCAAAATACTCGGAGAAGTTAATCAATCTAATCGAAGCCAATCAATTATTTATTTATGATAATTAAAGAAAAAGAGATTTCTCTAGTGGAGAGGAGTCTCTTTTTGCTTTATTTTGAGAATGTTTTCTGAAAACAAAGAGAAATTGATAGATATTCGCTTGAAATTGTTGGAAATATGATGGATAATGAATGCACTTATAGAACATAGTTTGTATATAATCATAATAGGATGATTGTCTCTACCTGATACCGCAAATATCGGACTACAAGCAACTGTTAAACTTTTATTGTGTCGGTAACAGTCCCTTGTTACCTAATATTCAAAGTATTTTCTATAGAGAATTATTATTCTTGAGGGGGATTATTGTGAAAGCATTAGAAAATAGAATTGAGACAGATGGTACTGTCTTACAAGAAGGCGTCTTAAAGGTTGATAAATTTTTAACCCACCAAGTTGATCCAGTATTGATGGAACAAGTTGGGGCAGAGTTTGCAAAATTATTCGAAAAAGAAAAAATAACTAAGGTTGTTACAATTGAAGCATCAGGTATTGCACCGGCTATTTTTACCGGTTTACATTTAAATGTACCTGTTATTTTTGCACGTAAAAGTAAAAGTTTAACTATGAATGAAGAGTTACTAACAGCTGAGGTTTATTCTTTTACAAAACAAATTACTAGCACAATTTCTATTTCACGGAAATTTTTAAGTGAAGAAGATAATGTCTTAGTGATTGATGATTTCTTAGCTAATGGTCAGGCAGCATTAGGTTTAGTCGATCTATGTCGTCAAGCTGGCGCAAAAGTTGAAGGAATTGGAATCGTGATTGAAAAATCATTCCAAACAGGTCGTGAGTTATTGATTGAAAAAGGGTTACGTGTTGAATCACTAGCGCGCATTGGTTCTTTAGAAAATCAAACTGTCACGTTTTTAGAGGCAGATGCTTAACAAAAAAAGACAACCTTTTTAAAGGGGGTCTTTTTTTGTTAAGTAAAAGGGACGTAATTAGGTGATTTTTTAAGAAATTAAAAGTTAAAAAAAGGCTAAAATTTAATTGATTATTGATAAAAAATTTTGACACAAGGCATTGTGATTGTTAAACTAAATTAGATAGTGTAAAAATGAATTCTGTATATAGAGTAAGGACATAACAGAGTGAGAAAGAAGGGGTATTTTTGTCGGATTTGTTTATACCAGGGCAAACGATTGGAATTATAGGCGGGGGACATCAGGCACGTCTTTTAACGTTATCAGCGAAGTCAATGGGCT is a window of Vagococcus intermedius DNA encoding:
- a CDS encoding Gfo/Idh/MocA family protein, yielding MTTYRWAILGLGGMATEFAKHFDPTLGTLVAAASRSLDKATTFCETYAIPKAHGSYQDLFADPEVDIIYIATPHNHHYASIKSALTNNKHVLCEKAITLNAKELTEMIELAEEKKLILAEAMTIYHMPLFQELKKRIEAQEFGTLKTIQASFGSFKENDPSNRFFNPDLAGGALLDIGTYAVSFVRYFLSSQPTEIKSLMSPFSTKVDEQSVTILQNSQNELATVTLTFQAKMPKQCVIALEKAFITVTDYPRASTATITYLDGHTEHLTIGKTELALNYEVENMTHYVNQTKKNQTLALSYDVMTILDAMRKQW
- a CDS encoding M15 family metallopeptidase, with protein sequence MSENNMHNFNEKIKELFNNMLHKRTFKRNLIGVSSVIFVGFMISSFIFFPMDSEGNNRKYTQDEKVEKKANDKKDESQKKKKTESLPDIKADDWKLVLVNATHAIDHENEQLEVMPNGFELDERITKEYLEMEKAAAADGINLKVVSSYRSIAQQEEVFATNLNQHIAEGDTPEVAESKTRAYITEPGTSEHHTGLAIDVVEQSWFDQGLGLEESFYDTEAGKWLEKNVPNYGFVIRYPKGKEEITNINYEPWHLRYVGKESAKYMTKNKLVLEEYLKKLEKAENPKVKEKKAE
- a CDS encoding glycoside hydrolase family 73 protein; amino-acid sequence: MAKVNNNYLRSKLNLILLLLIGVILVGGVFIASLKLLSISEKGSSDEDIEYFVTSLVPQAQKIYQEKGILPSIIIAQAALESDWGRSELSQTYYNLYGIKASQADRDHVRLNTDEFLVGSWSKSKERFKVYDSWTSSMEDYAGLLTLGTVNNPTLYHAVLQATNYQEAAEALQLAGYATDPKYSEKLINLIEANQLFIYDN
- a CDS encoding xanthine phosphoribosyltransferase translates to MKALENRIETDGTVLQEGVLKVDKFLTHQVDPVLMEQVGAEFAKLFEKEKITKVVTIEASGIAPAIFTGLHLNVPVIFARKSKSLTMNEELLTAEVYSFTKQITSTISISRKFLSEEDNVLVIDDFLANGQAALGLVDLCRQAGAKVEGIGIVIEKSFQTGRELLIEKGLRVESLARIGSLENQTVTFLEADA